One genomic region from Dreissena polymorpha isolate Duluth1 unplaced genomic scaffold, UMN_Dpol_1.0 chrUn035, whole genome shotgun sequence encodes:
- the LOC127863772 gene encoding uncharacterized protein LOC127863772: MSKAVVFLFVIGLMISVVTAWWSTDSPLQFPVDCNREALRTFATNCGLSEHSMGNHYILRDPKSNDINNIVIVIADDLRDFGTCEKIVRDLNERCNKDYFDY; this comes from the exons ATGAGCAAGGCTGTGGTTTTCCTCTTCGTCATAGGTCTTATGATCTCCGTAGTGACAG cCTGGTGGTCGACGGACTCACCTCTTCAGTTTCCAGTCGACTGTAACAGAGAAGCCTTGCGGACCTTTGCGACCAACTGCGGGCTCTCGGAGCACTCCATG GGGAACCACTACATCCTGAGGGATCCAAAGAGCAATGACATTAACAACATCGTCATAGTGATAGCAGATGACTTGCGAGATTTCGGCACGTGCGAGAAGATCGTTCGAGATCTTAATGAAAGATGCAATAAGGATTACTTCGACTACTAA